From the genome of Phaenicophaeus curvirostris isolate KB17595 unplaced genomic scaffold, BPBGC_Pcur_1.0 scaffold_259, whole genome shotgun sequence, one region includes:
- the LOC138734827 gene encoding LOW QUALITY PROTEIN: uncharacterized protein (The sequence of the model RefSeq protein was modified relative to this genomic sequence to represent the inferred CDS: deleted 1 base in 1 codon; substituted 1 base at 1 genomic stop codon): MDYGLIAKPLYEAQKLPNLIWEGPQKEAFRKLKEALTKAPALGLPDLTKTLQLFVHERQRLALGVLTQKLGSWKRPVGYFSKQLDPVSAGWPSCLRAVAATIILIQEGRKLTLGKNIEVYIPHMVLTVLEQKGGHWLSPSRMMKFQAILTEQDDVSLKTTNLLNPAAFLGAATEDGPLEHDCIEVIEHTYATRADLKDTPIEQPDQELFTDGSSFVENGTRYAGYAVTTQSMVIEAQALPVGTSAQRAEIIALTKALKLSKDKXVNIWTDSKYAFGVVHVHGALWKERGLLSSQGTNIKYQKEILNLISAVQLPEQVAIMHCKAHQGGDSKVAEGNALADRTARRIARQVQTMMALIPTKVSPLQDYLTQKPKYSEEDKKLANLMKANLNSEGWYVTTTGQIIVPPVIMRAILQAEHQKCHWGAEALVTYLKRSIISAQMLTMAKSVNSKCELCLKNNPVVRRRVEMGHIRVGMEPGDYWQIDFVELPKAQGYKYLLVGVDTFSGWPEAFPCRTNQAKETVKWLLREIIPRFGVPLGLSSDRGPHFVATIVQE, from the exons ATGGACTATGGACTTATAGCAAAACCTCTGTATGAGGCACAAAAATTGCCTAATCTcatttgggagggacctcaaaaggagGCCTTTAGGAAACTAAAAGAGGCCTTGACTAAGGCACCAGCATTGGGCTTACCGGATTTAACAAAGACTTTGCAATTGTTTGTTCACGAAAGACAACGATTAGCACTGGGTGTCTTAACACAaaaattaggaagctggaaacGACCAGTGGGATACTTTTCTAAACAGTTGGACCCCGTTAGTGCAGGTTGGCCATCCTGCCTGAGAGCCGTAGCAGCAACTATAATTCTGATACAAGAAGGCAGAAAATTgactctagga aaaaacattgaagtttatATACCTCACATGGTGTTAACAGTCTTAGAACAAAAAGGGGGGCATTGGCTTTCCCCTAGCCGAATGATGAAGTTCCAAGCCATACTCACTGAACAGGATGATGtaagtttgaaaacaactaacctgttaaacccagcagcctttttaggtgcagcaacagaagatggtCCTTTGGAACATGATTGCATAGAAGTCATAGAACACACATATGCAACGAGAGCAGACTTGAAAGATACTCCAATCGAAcagcctgatcaagagctcttcacagaCGGGAGTAGCTTCGTGGAGAATGGAACGCGGTATGCAGGATATGCCGTGACCACACAGAGCATGGTAATAGAAGCACAGGCCCTACCGGTGGGGACCTCAGCACAACGGGCAGAAATAATAGCCCTCACAAAGGCATTAAAATTAAGCAAAGATAAATGAGTAAAcatatggacagattcaaaatatgcctttggagtagTTCATGTACACGGAGCTTTATGGAAAGAACGAGGATTATTATCCTCGCAGGGaaccaatataaaataccaaaaggaaattttaaacttgatatcTGCTGTGCAATTACCGGAGCAGGTAGCGATCATGCATTGCAAGGCACATCAAGGAGGAGACTCTAAGGTGGCCGAAGGAAACGCATTGGCAGATCGAACAGCTCGGCGGATAGCACGACAGGTACAGACGATGATGGCCTTGATACCTACCAAGGTAAGCCCTCTACAAGATTACCTGACACAGAAACCGAAATACTCggaagaggacaagaaattggccaatttaatgaaggcaaacctaaattctgaaggatggtaCGTAACTACAACTGGACAAATAATTGTACCTCCTGTCATTATGCGGGCAATTCTACAGGCAGAACATCAAAAGTGCCATtggggagcagaagcattagTGACTTATCTGAAACGAAGCATAATTTCGGCACAGATGTTAACAATggcaaaatctgtaaattcaaaatgtgaactttgctTGAAGAATAATCCTGTGGTTAGGAGGAGAGTAGAAATGGGACACATCAGAGTAGGCATGGAACCAGGAGattattggcaaatagactttgtagaattacctaaagctcaagggtacaaatatttgttagttGGGGTCGACACTTTTTCTGGATGGCcagaagcctttccctgtcgcaccaatcaagccaaagaaacagtgaaatggttgTTGAGGGAAATTATCCCTAGATTTGGGGTTCCCTTAGGTCTATCGTCTGATAGGGGACCACACTTTGTAGCCACAATTGTACAAGAA